The following proteins come from a genomic window of Pirellula staleyi DSM 6068:
- a CDS encoding DUF1588 domain-containing protein: MDQQNEGRYMMGTKFSLVLAGGTFVIAIASVLAEPPSEPTQAAAAPIAVKTDAPDADTDQTVLRDKAMRVLETYCFSCHGSKKQQGDVRFDALETIDPVDQQKLFENAKSALHLQEMPPEEAKQPSEAERAVLMQWLDSQIVGEAAQALAEKLLRFEYGNVVNHDDLFSGKYADLPGSSPDRRWLISEYIFNEKVNRLLDYRPTRTIYGKQYPVQGDSGIHWSPKTEQGNKFRRTITNPFLLPKRDGVRYSSHDALTAGHLLTMIGNAKIIAGHMSSESTMKSQYPAMYSLMQTELEQRSTLRSREQFLSTYTYMDRLLNDIYGQQHASLLPPLKRLDVRYPEPVMKNGKAFIETNLGLLGRNDLIDLTAVYRGIHAYQGEGVEYDQIIEQCEREWFMEGVVESRIHNRISMMKAFYVLWDMEGIFKIASSSQYSRPKYVPLSDAEMAVIVQSIQKHRQQGDTYQDIINKCMADWEASFKGQQHANSASDHTLLSQMVIQLYEKIFERKPTQDEIENNLSMLQSFMGRLGRQAAIAKLIESMILNTEFAYRYEYGQGEADQHGRRILSPRDASYALAYALTDSSPDAGLVKAVQEGRLSTREDYEREVRRMLKKRDVWTIIDEGVQAANLNASVTNQPIRKLRFFREFFGYPKAMSVFKDDVRFGAGPHEPALSRLIDEADMLVEYVLHKDKQVFEELLTTDQFYVFHSGDPKEMQAGSDRYHSVYNYFKKYDWRNWTPADWYEHKPFYSQNEALKSHKVVAGNEIVNASQDDPKLGSYFKAFLVQMENLERRFGEGQQNAVPYHTFGRGFWRPNVVLGRTGQQMRGHEATSYWNIDWRSWDYPTQQPVSIPNRKGILTHPAWLIAYSQNLETDPIHRGKWVREKLLAGTIPDVPITVDAVIPPDHTKTMRQRMEGRTGAEFCWRCHQKMDPLGFPFELYDDFGRFRTEENLEHPENLIKPAPKHNAPVEELTFGAHLPVYKTLPVDARGMLSGTGDSALDGDVKDAFDLIDRLAKSDKVRQSIIRHAFRYFLGRNETLADSKTLIDAEKAYLQSNGSFDEVIVALLTSDSFIYHKSPTISPIPAKD, translated from the coding sequence ATGGATCAGCAGAATGAAGGTCGCTACATGATGGGGACAAAGTTTTCGCTGGTATTGGCTGGGGGGACGTTTGTCATCGCAATAGCGTCGGTGCTTGCGGAACCACCTAGCGAGCCGACGCAAGCCGCTGCGGCACCGATCGCCGTGAAGACCGACGCTCCCGATGCCGACACGGACCAGACTGTCTTGCGCGATAAGGCCATGCGGGTGCTGGAGACTTACTGCTTCTCCTGTCACGGATCGAAGAAACAGCAGGGTGATGTGCGATTCGATGCGCTGGAGACGATTGATCCTGTCGATCAGCAGAAGCTCTTTGAAAACGCCAAGAGTGCGTTGCACTTGCAAGAGATGCCGCCTGAAGAGGCGAAGCAGCCGAGCGAGGCGGAGCGTGCGGTTTTGATGCAGTGGCTCGATAGCCAAATCGTTGGCGAGGCGGCGCAGGCGCTGGCGGAGAAGTTACTGCGATTCGAATACGGCAATGTCGTTAATCACGACGATCTTTTTTCCGGCAAGTATGCCGACCTCCCCGGCTCCTCGCCCGACCGTCGTTGGCTGATCAGCGAGTACATCTTCAACGAAAAGGTAAATCGTCTTCTCGACTATCGCCCGACCCGGACCATCTACGGCAAGCAGTATCCAGTCCAGGGCGACAGCGGGATTCACTGGAGCCCCAAGACCGAACAAGGCAACAAATTCCGCCGGACGATCACCAACCCCTTCCTGCTGCCGAAGAGAGACGGTGTCCGATACTCCAGCCATGATGCGCTCACCGCTGGTCACCTGCTGACGATGATCGGCAACGCCAAGATCATCGCAGGCCACATGTCCTCCGAATCAACGATGAAGTCGCAATACCCGGCGATGTATTCGCTGATGCAAACCGAACTCGAGCAGCGCAGCACGCTGCGCTCACGCGAGCAGTTCCTTTCCACCTACACCTACATGGATCGCCTGCTCAACGATATCTACGGGCAGCAGCACGCCTCCTTGCTGCCTCCCTTGAAGCGGCTGGATGTGCGGTACCCAGAACCTGTCATGAAGAATGGCAAGGCGTTCATCGAAACCAATCTAGGCCTGCTCGGGCGGAACGATCTCATCGACCTCACCGCGGTTTACCGAGGCATCCACGCCTATCAGGGTGAAGGGGTCGAGTACGACCAGATCATCGAGCAGTGTGAGCGGGAATGGTTCATGGAAGGGGTCGTCGAATCGCGCATTCATAACCGGATCTCGATGATGAAGGCCTTTTATGTTCTCTGGGACATGGAAGGGATATTCAAGATCGCATCGAGCAGCCAGTATTCCCGGCCCAAGTATGTGCCGCTCAGTGATGCGGAAATGGCCGTGATCGTCCAGTCGATTCAAAAGCACCGCCAGCAGGGAGACACCTATCAGGACATCATCAACAAGTGCATGGCCGACTGGGAGGCTTCGTTCAAGGGACAGCAGCATGCAAACTCTGCGTCCGACCATACGCTCTTGTCGCAAATGGTGATCCAGCTCTACGAGAAGATTTTTGAGCGTAAGCCGACCCAGGACGAAATCGAGAACAACCTCTCGATGCTCCAGTCATTCATGGGCAGACTCGGGCGCCAAGCGGCGATCGCCAAGCTGATCGAGTCGATGATCCTGAATACGGAGTTCGCTTACCGCTATGAATATGGCCAAGGTGAGGCAGACCAGCACGGCCGAAGGATTTTGTCCCCGCGTGATGCGAGCTACGCGCTGGCTTACGCATTGACCGATTCGAGCCCCGATGCAGGGCTGGTCAAAGCGGTGCAAGAAGGTCGTTTGAGCACGCGCGAGGACTACGAGCGCGAAGTCCGGCGGATGCTGAAAAAACGCGACGTTTGGACCATCATCGACGAGGGGGTGCAAGCTGCCAATCTCAACGCCAGCGTGACCAACCAGCCAATCCGCAAGCTTCGGTTTTTCCGCGAGTTTTTCGGCTACCCCAAGGCGATGAGTGTCTTCAAGGACGATGTTCGTTTCGGTGCCGGTCCCCATGAACCAGCGCTCAGCCGGTTGATCGACGAAGCGGACATGCTGGTGGAATACGTCCTCCACAAGGATAAACAGGTCTTCGAAGAACTATTGACCACCGACCAATTCTATGTGTTTCACTCCGGCGATCCGAAGGAGATGCAGGCCGGTTCTGATCGATACCACTCGGTTTACAACTACTTCAAAAAATACGACTGGAGGAATTGGACCCCAGCTGATTGGTACGAGCACAAGCCCTTCTATTCGCAAAACGAAGCCCTGAAGTCGCACAAGGTGGTGGCGGGTAACGAGATTGTGAATGCCTCGCAGGACGATCCGAAACTCGGCAGCTATTTCAAGGCTTTCCTCGTGCAGATGGAGAACCTCGAGAGACGATTTGGTGAAGGCCAGCAGAATGCCGTCCCTTATCACACGTTTGGCCGGGGCTTTTGGCGACCCAACGTGGTGCTCGGCAGAACCGGCCAGCAGATGCGTGGTCATGAGGCGACCAGTTACTGGAACATCGACTGGCGCAGCTGGGACTACCCGACTCAGCAACCAGTATCGATCCCCAACCGCAAAGGAATCCTCACCCACCCGGCCTGGCTGATCGCCTACTCACAAAACCTCGAGACCGACCCGATTCACCGTGGAAAATGGGTCCGAGAGAAACTGCTAGCCGGAACAATTCCCGACGTGCCGATCACCGTGGATGCTGTCATCCCCCCCGATCACACGAAGACGATGCGTCAACGGATGGAAGGCCGCACGGGAGCCGAGTTCTGCTGGCGATGCCACCAGAAGATGGACCCGCTCGGTTTCCCCTTCGAGCTTTACGACGACTTTGGTCGATTCCGGACCGAGGAGAACCTCGAACACCCCGAGAACCTTATCAAACCCGCTCCGAAACACAATGCTCCCGTCGAAGAGCTTACGTTCGGGGCCCACCTGCCGGTCTATAAGACGCTGCCGGTTGATGCCCGTGGTATGCTCAGTGGAACGGGTGATTCGGCGCTTGATGGTGATGTTAAAGATGCGTTCGACTTGATCGACCGCCTGGCGAAGTCCGACAAGGTTCGCCAGTCGATCATCCGCCATGCGTTCCGCTACTTCCTGGGGCGCAACGAGACCCTTGCCGATTCCAAAACACTGATCGATGCCGAAAAGGCTTATCTCCAGAGCAATGGCAGCTTCGACGAAGTGATCGTCGCGCTACTCACCTCTGACTCCTTCATCTATCATAAGTCGCCGACGATATCGCCAATCCCAGCGAAGGACTAA
- a CDS encoding DUF1552 domain-containing protein, translating into MLINRRELLKTTALGTTTLAFTPSFNYLLAAPASAVPARDSGVPHRFVFIRKSNGNLPFQFALPSFSAEEAKMDKEKQAFEVSLDKHELPEWLRGLDAHKQNMTVLHGISMSVSGGGHYSYSGCMGAYKAGRDILSNIKWATVDFELAKLFPSPFGHVEMSLAVPHGREFRTGIVSGYSAPAANQRNYCYADPMTAYNELFKSVLDQGMVASDNTLLDYLREEESHRLQGLDGEERVKIDNQVRALEAIRERNEKVTALGETIKKHLPKLDPIHDNGGRDATLPSKMAAYTDVIVAALVSGLTNVVTYTIDDLGTDISTLPENEEKTSIHAIGHGQGGRSDEMRSVMQTHHMRQVETLVNKLKAVPEGNGTMFDNTTIIYMPETGAGHHSPDTEAPMVIMSGKNSKLDLAGRYIRLPFHGTEGHKTLSNWYTTLLNAYGNPIKHYGDLDLTMQRNRLDQLGAIKRFLA; encoded by the coding sequence ATGCTGATCAACCGCCGTGAATTGCTAAAGACGACCGCCCTGGGCACCACAACACTGGCGTTCACGCCATCGTTTAACTACCTCCTCGCTGCTCCTGCTAGCGCTGTGCCGGCCCGCGATTCTGGTGTCCCCCACCGGTTTGTCTTCATCCGAAAATCCAACGGCAATCTCCCCTTCCAATTTGCCCTCCCCTCGTTTTCTGCCGAAGAAGCGAAGATGGACAAAGAGAAGCAGGCGTTCGAGGTGTCGCTCGATAAGCACGAACTTCCCGAGTGGCTCCGCGGACTCGATGCTCACAAGCAGAACATGACGGTGCTGCACGGCATCTCCATGTCAGTCTCCGGTGGCGGGCACTACTCGTACTCGGGCTGCATGGGAGCGTACAAGGCAGGACGCGACATCCTCAGCAACATCAAGTGGGCAACGGTTGACTTCGAACTCGCCAAACTGTTCCCCTCCCCCTTTGGCCACGTGGAGATGTCGCTGGCGGTCCCGCACGGACGTGAATTCCGGACCGGGATTGTCTCAGGGTACTCCGCCCCAGCCGCCAATCAGCGCAACTATTGTTACGCCGATCCGATGACCGCTTACAACGAACTTTTCAAGTCCGTGCTGGATCAAGGAATGGTCGCCTCCGATAACACCTTGCTGGACTACCTCCGCGAGGAAGAGTCCCATCGGCTCCAGGGGTTGGATGGCGAAGAACGGGTGAAGATCGACAACCAAGTTCGGGCCCTCGAAGCGATCCGTGAGCGTAACGAGAAGGTCACGGCGCTCGGTGAAACCATCAAAAAACACCTGCCGAAGCTCGATCCGATCCACGACAACGGCGGACGAGACGCGACGCTCCCCAGCAAGATGGCGGCTTACACCGACGTCATTGTCGCCGCGCTTGTGTCGGGCCTGACCAATGTGGTGACCTACACGATTGACGACTTGGGGACCGACATCAGCACCCTTCCCGAGAACGAAGAGAAGACCAGCATCCACGCGATCGGCCATGGCCAAGGGGGCAGGTCGGACGAAATGCGCAGCGTGATGCAAACCCACCACATGAGGCAAGTCGAAACCCTGGTCAACAAACTCAAGGCCGTCCCCGAAGGCAACGGCACGATGTTCGATAACACCACGATCATCTACATGCCCGAGACAGGCGCGGGACACCATAGCCCCGACACCGAAGCTCCCATGGTGATCATGTCTGGCAAAAACTCGAAGCTCGACCTAGCCGGCCGATACATCCGTCTGCCGTTCCATGGCACCGAGGGGCACAAGACTCTGAGCAACTGGTACACCACGCTGCTCAATGCTTACGGTAACCCGATCAAGCACTACGGCGATCTGGACCTGACCATGCAGCGCAACCGACTGGACCAGCTCGGTGCGATCAAGCGATTCCTCGCCTAA
- a CDS encoding sigma-70 family RNA polymerase sigma factor: MTNSDSQFPETHASLLLQVQAGDSQEAWLEFVSIYSPIIYRLARRRGLQDADAQDLAQKVLISISRSIEHWQKNEESVRFRHWLRRVAKNAICNALTRQPKDRAGGGTSLQNFLEERADPDHFQARELELEHRRELFLRAAAAVKADVAAETWLAFQLAVVEGLPMEEVAARVNKSVGAAYAARGRVMHRLRQVVDEMEQRES; the protein is encoded by the coding sequence GTGACCAATTCCGACAGCCAATTCCCTGAAACCCATGCCAGCTTGTTGCTGCAGGTGCAGGCTGGGGACAGTCAGGAAGCGTGGCTCGAATTTGTCTCGATCTATAGTCCGATCATTTATCGTCTGGCTCGCCGCCGTGGACTACAAGATGCGGATGCTCAGGACTTGGCTCAGAAGGTTCTGATCTCCATTTCCCGATCGATTGAGCACTGGCAGAAAAACGAAGAGTCGGTTCGTTTTCGCCACTGGCTACGACGCGTTGCCAAGAACGCAATCTGCAACGCCCTGACGCGCCAGCCCAAGGATCGCGCTGGTGGCGGTACGTCGCTTCAGAACTTCCTTGAAGAACGAGCCGATCCAGACCACTTTCAGGCTCGCGAACTTGAGCTCGAGCATCGCCGCGAACTCTTCTTGCGCGCCGCGGCAGCCGTAAAAGCCGATGTGGCGGCGGAAACCTGGCTGGCATTTCAATTGGCCGTTGTTGAAGGGCTTCCCATGGAAGAGGTCGCAGCCCGGGTGAACAAATCGGTGGGGGCCGCCTATGCAGCGCGCGGTCGAGTGATGCATCGTCTTCGACAAGTCGTGGATGAAATGGAGCAGCGCGAATCATGA
- a CDS encoding protein kinase, which translates to MKTSQCDRKRIDDFFQKVEIDSDPELTQHLQQCEVCREYFDSQAAQPTLWLEAQKLLRPTEFDLASSADFSAGGLESRATPSTLAIQSILDSLAPSEDPARLGRLGTYEVSGVVGAGGMGVVLKAFDPSLDRVVAIKVLAPHLANNGTAHKRFSREAKAAAAVLHPNVIPIHGVSSETVLPYLVMAYIRGGSLQKRLDREGPLTTVEILRIGSQVAAGLAAAHDQGLIHRDIKPENILLEDGVERVTLTDFGLARAVDDTSVTREGTIAGTPQYMSPEQSRGESIDQKSDLFSLGSVLYTLCTGRPPFRADSSYGVMRRISDETPTPIRELNPDIPDWLVGIIAKLMAKEKAERFGSASEVRDLLEACLSHVQHPTAVSLPSRWLTTHKTLPRKKNTLFRTHKMIGALSMFSLLIVLALGSFLFQGDTETSQNTSETKDVSETTGEVVGHGYTRKGEFIYFKNQRIDQAGKEDIDEFAKFIGHPLKLCSNVDAVSFKALSEEYSKDKNKAYYKWISQDHFWVVELPMADANSFEVVGFNFGKDGKHVWWYGKVLPGVDPLTVEIVNDGFVWKDAKSVWYQHEKITDADVNTFRHLEQAFYCDATRVYWSSTPLEGADPNTFRTFGDDSPYGADRHSVWKGATKIAGLDSATFEPIHQSIYKDKNGVYASGYPMKDADPKTFRKVANLDQHFTALFADGDKYYIFLPFRGEVFLLEPTTDSLKVSRQIWSPGAPQHRKAGVEPVAISAAELTADGWSKHHVATQLDDSAVKSLKDQESHLFTIYQEQFTKAWAVLRDGPIPTSQLQGKTTRAEPTGGKTVDEAWRTDLVAFEKFLSELVAKGRVPSKQELANRIKISPQGKLANSEVLPVTKGAGGFIDLKSGQDTVQFQANEALQGEKVTWEFKLGRDVLIRNGGIVLTPQSITDQDAKDPKKTAPYLSAIKASVPRDQAAEMAFKAGDLVKVEGTIGDSSSNKGTAALLSPSGPIVVYHSDAAPHPIFWVGLQDVKITGPKSKGIPLRKPAEEIVKVAKTALRAVFQYDEQALKDIYASEVRLLPGNRLFHFGLELPSEMTPSGVIVKRDNMLPALKKQSERDPPPEPVVALLVDEFRIEQVVVSTGEFVTEPNQPSDSLVGKLQFTMEENDVLVKVSVPSAFRYLQLRKIDDQWKIVAEY; encoded by the coding sequence ATGAAGACAAGCCAGTGTGATCGAAAGCGGATCGACGACTTCTTCCAGAAAGTAGAAATTGACTCGGACCCAGAATTGACGCAGCACCTGCAGCAGTGCGAGGTGTGCCGGGAGTATTTTGATTCCCAAGCTGCGCAACCTACCCTCTGGCTCGAAGCGCAGAAGTTGCTCCGGCCAACCGAGTTTGATCTGGCCAGCTCCGCCGATTTCTCAGCTGGCGGCCTAGAGTCTCGTGCGACTCCATCGACACTTGCGATTCAATCGATCCTCGATTCACTCGCTCCATCGGAGGATCCGGCTCGGCTCGGGCGTTTAGGTACCTACGAAGTATCAGGCGTTGTTGGTGCCGGTGGCATGGGGGTCGTACTCAAAGCGTTTGACCCTTCGCTGGATCGCGTGGTCGCGATTAAAGTCTTGGCACCCCATCTCGCCAACAACGGCACCGCTCACAAACGCTTTTCCCGTGAAGCGAAAGCGGCAGCGGCCGTTTTGCATCCGAACGTCATCCCCATCCATGGTGTGTCGAGCGAGACTGTGCTTCCCTACCTGGTGATGGCGTACATCCGCGGGGGCTCACTACAAAAACGGTTGGATCGCGAAGGTCCGCTGACCACGGTAGAGATACTTCGCATTGGATCGCAGGTTGCCGCAGGACTGGCTGCGGCACACGATCAAGGACTTATCCATCGAGACATCAAACCAGAAAACATCTTATTAGAAGATGGCGTTGAACGTGTCACGCTCACCGACTTTGGTCTGGCCCGCGCCGTCGATGACACTTCCGTGACACGCGAGGGGACAATCGCCGGAACACCTCAGTACATGTCTCCCGAACAGTCGCGTGGGGAATCGATCGATCAAAAAAGCGACCTCTTCAGCCTAGGGAGCGTTCTCTACACCCTTTGTACCGGCCGTCCACCCTTTCGAGCCGACTCCTCGTACGGAGTGATGCGGCGAATCAGTGACGAAACGCCGACGCCGATTCGTGAGCTGAATCCCGATATTCCGGATTGGCTGGTCGGCATTATCGCGAAGCTGATGGCAAAGGAAAAAGCCGAACGCTTTGGTTCCGCCAGCGAGGTCCGCGACCTCCTGGAAGCATGCTTGAGCCATGTTCAACATCCGACCGCGGTAAGTTTGCCATCCCGATGGCTGACAACGCACAAGACACTCCCTAGGAAAAAGAACACGCTATTCCGCACACATAAAATGATTGGAGCATTATCGATGTTTAGTTTATTGATCGTCCTAGCGCTGGGCTCATTCCTATTTCAAGGCGACACCGAGACGTCACAGAACACAAGCGAAACAAAAGATGTCAGTGAAACAACAGGCGAGGTAGTAGGTCACGGCTACACTCGCAAGGGTGAATTCATTTACTTTAAGAACCAGCGGATCGACCAAGCTGGCAAGGAAGATATTGACGAGTTCGCCAAATTCATTGGCCACCCCCTGAAGCTCTGCTCCAACGTCGATGCAGTAAGTTTTAAAGCCCTAAGCGAAGAGTACTCCAAAGACAAGAACAAGGCCTATTATAAATGGATCAGCCAAGATCATTTTTGGGTTGTAGAACTTCCCATGGCAGATGCCAACAGTTTTGAGGTAGTCGGGTTCAACTTCGGCAAAGATGGCAAACACGTCTGGTGGTACGGCAAAGTGCTGCCAGGGGTAGATCCGCTGACGGTAGAAATTGTTAATGATGGTTTTGTTTGGAAGGATGCCAAAAGTGTTTGGTATCAGCACGAGAAAATTACTGATGCCGATGTCAACACTTTTAGGCATCTTGAGCAAGCCTTCTACTGCGACGCAACTCGAGTCTACTGGTCGTCGACGCCTCTCGAAGGTGCCGATCCCAACACCTTTCGTACTTTTGGCGATGACAGTCCATACGGTGCTGACCGACATAGCGTTTGGAAAGGTGCTACCAAGATCGCGGGTCTCGATAGCGCAACATTCGAACCCATACATCAGTCGATCTACAAGGACAAAAATGGCGTATATGCCAGTGGCTATCCTATGAAAGATGCGGATCCGAAAACGTTTCGAAAAGTCGCGAACCTTGATCAGCACTTTACGGCCTTATTTGCGGATGGGGATAAGTACTACATCTTCCTCCCGTTTCGAGGTGAGGTTTTTCTGCTAGAACCAACCACCGACTCGCTAAAAGTTAGTCGCCAGATCTGGTCCCCTGGAGCTCCACAGCATCGAAAGGCTGGCGTTGAGCCCGTCGCTATCTCTGCGGCTGAACTCACCGCCGATGGCTGGAGCAAGCATCACGTTGCAACGCAACTGGATGACAGTGCCGTCAAGTCGCTCAAGGATCAAGAATCACACCTGTTTACCATCTATCAGGAGCAGTTCACGAAAGCCTGGGCTGTTTTGCGTGATGGGCCTATTCCAACGAGTCAACTCCAGGGAAAGACAACCCGAGCAGAGCCCACAGGTGGCAAGACAGTAGACGAAGCTTGGCGAACCGATCTTGTTGCTTTCGAAAAGTTCCTCAGTGAGCTTGTAGCCAAGGGGCGGGTCCCGAGTAAGCAGGAGTTGGCCAATCGCATCAAGATCAGCCCGCAGGGCAAACTGGCGAACTCCGAGGTCCTGCCAGTTACCAAAGGAGCCGGTGGATTTATTGATCTCAAGTCTGGCCAGGATACGGTGCAGTTTCAAGCGAATGAAGCTCTCCAGGGGGAGAAGGTGACTTGGGAATTTAAGCTCGGCCGGGATGTTTTGATCCGCAATGGCGGTATTGTGTTGACACCGCAGTCAATCACCGATCAGGATGCGAAGGATCCGAAAAAAACCGCCCCATACCTGAGTGCCATTAAGGCGAGTGTCCCTCGTGACCAAGCAGCTGAGATGGCGTTCAAGGCTGGAGATCTCGTTAAAGTGGAAGGTACGATCGGCGATTCTTCGAGCAACAAAGGTACCGCTGCTCTACTGTCGCCGTCGGGCCCTATCGTGGTGTACCATTCAGATGCTGCTCCTCATCCAATCTTCTGGGTTGGTCTGCAAGACGTGAAAATCACAGGACCTAAGTCGAAGGGGATACCTTTACGCAAGCCGGCTGAAGAGATCGTTAAGGTCGCAAAAACTGCGCTGCGGGCAGTCTTTCAATACGACGAGCAGGCACTCAAAGACATTTACGCCAGTGAGGTGCGACTGCTCCCCGGGAACCGACTCTTTCATTTTGGTCTCGAGCTTCCGTCGGAGATGACTCCCTCGGGAGTTATTGTCAAACGCGACAATATGCTGCCTGCATTGAAGAAACAGTCAGAACGAGATCCTCCCCCTGAGCCTGTTGTTGCCTTGTTGGTGGATGAGTTTCGAATCGAACAGGTAGTTGTGTCAACTGGTGAGTTTGTTACAGAACCAAATCAGCCTAGCGACTCACTGGTTGGTAAGTTGCAATTTACGATGGAAGAGAATGACGTTCTGGTCAAGGTTTCAGTGCCTAGTGCATTTCGGTATTTGCAATTACGGAAAATAGACGATCAATGGAAGATCGTAGCTGAGTATTAA
- a CDS encoding prolyl oligopeptidase family serine peptidase, which yields MFARKTPSSPLQQALVVCGYAFLTLGIENTLMAEKPPVAPIKTVAENYHGETIVDPYRYMEDFHSPLVQEWVKGQAEFAANTLKTIRGRDALLARIAELDAGTPYTISNITCRPNGDLFYFKQLASENVAKVFLRDGKTSQERLLIDPETFPKANADDHFTISFFRVSPNGSQLLYGFAASGSEETTLKVFDLLTNEDLPLAIDRIEAEYALPSWMPDGKSFTYSRRRDIAADAPPTEGYKFTQAFRYTIGDANEKATMIFAHGANGSPAMAEMDFPAVILPAGSTWALGQVKHGDETDMSLYVTPQTALGSPHVEWVKICDRTDQVTGYAVRGDDIYLLCAQNAPRFKVLRTSLREPSLAKAETIVPSGEYVVDSLAVAQDALYVDVLQGVSSQVLRIPFEANAPTETITLPADEPSGTVAVAHPEIPGVMIRTRSWTQTGHLYQYDPVARSLSETGLQPQGKYDSPDFLTSVEFMVTSHDGVKVPLSIIHRKDIRLDGSNPTLLSGYGAYGFTLPMRYDPISLAWLQRGGVLAFAHTRGGGAFGKQWHHAGRKQTKANTWKDFIACGEYLVQKGYTSPSKLAGKGGSAGGILIGRAITERPDLFAAAQISVGCTDMLRFESTMNGPPNIPEFGTIQKADEFRSLLAMSTFHHIQNGVKYPAVILTHGINDPRVEPWQSAKTTARLQAASSSGKPILFRVDYHSGHGIGSTKKQRQEELADVWSFLLWQFGDASFQTH from the coding sequence ATGTTCGCTCGAAAAACTCCTTCATCTCCTCTGCAACAAGCGCTCGTTGTTTGCGGTTATGCCTTCCTCACTTTGGGAATTGAAAATACCCTCATGGCCGAAAAACCACCCGTCGCTCCGATTAAGACTGTCGCCGAAAACTACCACGGTGAAACGATTGTCGATCCCTATCGATACATGGAAGATTTCCATAGTCCCTTAGTTCAAGAGTGGGTCAAGGGACAAGCGGAGTTTGCGGCCAACACTTTAAAAACGATACGCGGACGCGATGCCTTACTCGCGCGAATTGCCGAACTCGATGCCGGTACGCCTTACACGATCTCGAACATAACCTGCCGGCCCAACGGTGACTTGTTTTACTTCAAGCAGTTAGCCTCCGAGAATGTAGCGAAGGTATTTTTGCGCGACGGGAAAACCAGCCAGGAGCGGCTGCTGATCGATCCCGAAACATTTCCCAAAGCGAATGCGGATGATCATTTTACGATCAGTTTTTTTCGCGTCTCGCCCAATGGATCGCAACTGCTCTACGGATTCGCGGCTTCGGGTAGCGAAGAAACCACGCTCAAAGTGTTCGATTTGCTTACGAATGAAGATCTGCCGCTGGCCATCGATCGAATAGAAGCTGAGTACGCCTTACCCTCTTGGATGCCGGATGGAAAATCATTCACGTACAGTCGGCGGCGAGATATCGCAGCCGATGCACCACCGACCGAGGGTTATAAATTCACACAAGCGTTCCGTTACACCATCGGTGATGCAAACGAAAAAGCGACGATGATTTTCGCGCACGGGGCCAACGGTTCGCCCGCTATGGCGGAGATGGATTTCCCTGCCGTCATCCTTCCCGCAGGCTCTACTTGGGCGCTTGGTCAAGTGAAACATGGCGACGAAACCGACATGTCACTCTACGTCACGCCGCAAACTGCTTTGGGTTCGCCCCACGTAGAGTGGGTGAAAATTTGCGACCGAACCGATCAAGTTACGGGCTATGCCGTTCGCGGCGATGACATTTACCTTCTGTGTGCGCAAAATGCTCCGCGATTTAAAGTCCTTCGCACTTCGCTGCGCGAGCCGAGCCTAGCCAAGGCTGAAACGATTGTCCCCAGCGGGGAATACGTGGTGGATTCGTTGGCGGTCGCCCAGGATGCACTTTACGTGGACGTACTCCAAGGAGTCTCCAGCCAAGTACTGCGAATCCCTTTTGAAGCGAACGCTCCTACTGAAACGATCACCTTGCCTGCCGATGAGCCCTCCGGCACCGTTGCGGTTGCGCATCCTGAAATACCCGGCGTGATGATTCGCACTCGCTCATGGACACAAACCGGACATTTGTATCAATACGACCCCGTGGCGCGATCACTATCGGAAACAGGGTTGCAACCTCAAGGAAAATATGACAGCCCCGATTTTCTCACTTCCGTCGAATTCATGGTGACGAGTCATGATGGCGTGAAGGTCCCGCTATCGATTATTCATCGTAAAGACATTCGTCTGGATGGATCCAACCCCACATTGCTCTCGGGTTATGGTGCGTATGGATTCACGCTCCCGATGCGATACGACCCTATTTCACTCGCTTGGCTGCAACGAGGCGGAGTATTGGCGTTCGCACACACTCGCGGTGGCGGAGCATTCGGCAAACAGTGGCATCACGCTGGACGTAAACAAACCAAAGCAAATACTTGGAAAGATTTCATTGCTTGTGGCGAGTATTTGGTGCAAAAGGGCTATACGTCGCCCAGCAAATTGGCAGGCAAAGGTGGCAGCGCAGGAGGAATCTTGATCGGGCGAGCCATCACCGAAAGGCCCGATTTATTCGCGGCTGCCCAAATCTCAGTTGGGTGTACCGACATGTTGCGATTCGAATCCACGATGAATGGACCTCCCAACATTCCAGAATTCGGCACCATCCAGAAGGCCGATGAATTCCGCAGTTTGCTGGCGATGAGTACCTTCCATCACATTCAAAATGGCGTGAAGTATCCCGCTGTGATCTTGACGCACGGCATCAACGACCCGCGTGTTGAACCGTGGCAATCAGCCAAAACAACTGCCCGTTTGCAAGCCGCTAGTTCTAGCGGAAAACCGATCCTGTTTCGCGTCGATTATCACTCTGGCCATGGGATCGGCTCGACAAAAAAACAACGCCAGGAAGAACTCGCCGATGTCTGGTCGTTCCTGCTCTGGCAGTTTGGCGATGCATCTTTTCAAACGCATTGA